The Styela clava chromosome 3, kaStyClav1.hap1.2, whole genome shotgun sequence genome includes the window gcttgtgtttcactgtttgcggacagcacttcgttgatggtgagtgataatgtgccgttatcaaattttttcaaatattcataagctccctcattttaatggaaagcagatgacaaactactgttattggtaggcctggacgtaggcctacttgcagacttgacttgtgtaaggaattaatcatcaattgccacagggtattgtttccctagttgaaaagttgaatagataactaaagtttaacgccagtgttcatgcaaaaaataaccagaattcaattgaattcgccatctagaaatacgctcgccaccgcatttctgttcaccctggtagtttcacaggttctaATCCCATGCCGGGTTTGGTATGTGCGAGACGATTGCAGCTCTCcacccactgagggtggttcacacgaccgctggtcgattacgacatctcccaccatcaagtccatgcttctaaaaacaaataactggctaactaatcctgacatagaatggtaatcgtacgatgttgcaccgcAAACAGTAAAACACAAGCGATATGACTTCTGTACTTGatacattgcgcgacgttccggatcttttgaaaacagtggaatataactgaagatccatttcgttgtctattctctatactatacgtacagccaacggaacaatacgaaataaccatttgcaacagccaaacaaaacggaaacgtataatccgacctGCAACTGAcaagagcaaaatggacgtttttttcgccgtccagtaaacaaagtcacgtgacccgtgaaAGTCCTCTATACCTGAAGAAATACCGTACTTGGAATAATCATATTGCTAACTGAAAAAACTATTACATGCACTCGCTGGATACCCTTTATAGACTAATTAGTGGTATAGTAGAGCGACTGGGACGTGTGTCAAACCTGTCTGACACAGGTAATGTAGGCGTGGATGATGATTTTAACTTACTTGGCATCAACCAGTTGCAGTCAGGACTTATGGATACCAAACTGGATTAACGACTCACCAAACTGAATGGATGGACATTTTTACACATGAAAGTACCGTTTCGATTGTCTCGCTCCGCATTATGTTAAGtaggggaaggttgggacacttttttcttttgcatattttgaaccgttaattttgcaaattcacttaagttggcgggactaatgcagagaggggtaaatgtagtttttattcagcgattaAGAAATTCTcctgcgacacacatcttactaccaaaatgctttgaaaaacgtctgtcaagtgtcccactgtactccacttgtggggcacattcggacagacccttgggcacaatgggtcagtctgtcaagattcaacgaagtatgcccttaaaaataagcaattaatcagcataatcgtctaaagaacagggagacttcaaatttgaagatttaatattttcaaaatcaatgttcaactgaaatagttcagatattttgacaaaaaaattcgcTAACAagtttgattatttccttcctcgaatctgaatctggaaatattatcgattctcgaatatattccatattgtgacatgggtcgaaagaaaccataatcttacacaaaatataccgcatctctaggtctctaggcatttattgtatcaaacactctcgaattgtgccctgtatggcatgtcccactgaaccccggtccattgtttcCCATAGGAAACAactattttcagaccatcccacggcgaaattcggaaggcacatccactcgccaacgttatgaatattttacagtagactaaaactgaaaaatatcagacggtggtttgtcatgttggaaaggctaaagtagaaaaaagaaaaaactgaaacggtgaaattttagttccaacctcccaaaaccattttcacctcatagcttgctgcgccgctctacccgtacGTTGTccgggacgttgtaactcaccgaagggcggattgaaaaatcaaaccgcggacaggattgcggatatagtatcagtttGAGAGCTGATTTtacactgtgccccatgtcccaacgtgccccactttcccctatttttttttctctcaaaaATAAATAGCGTACCTAAACTGGATATCATTTGTGACCTTTAACCATTTCTTAATGTAAAAGTGTTAACTTTTACTTGTCATCAGGTGGTTGTATGGCTATTGGCGAAGCAGTCCACTCAAAACTGCAACGAGGGGAATGGATACGCCAAGTGTCAGGAATatccaaaacaaatttaatatttggataCATTCAAAACGATATATATTTAGTCTGCATATAAAGCTGTGGCCCTTCTTCATTGTATGGAAcaatttcagaatgtattcgaaatattCGGTTTTGGCAATCCATGTCCAGCGTACTTTGGAAACTCCAGTACTAGTAGATATCACGCATTATAATTAGTGCCTGGCCGATATATCGGCACCAAAATGAGTTTATATTGATATATCAGAAGATGCAATACTAGTTGGTTCAAACACAAAAACATTCTTCATTCATATATAGTTCATAGATGCaatgcatatatataaatgcAACACCATCTGCAAGTTAGGGCAGTAGaatcgtagtagtatatatttacggttttgatatttttagcaCATATCTCTTGTGTTTTCCAATTTCACAAATTCCATTATTGGAGAATTCTTTCTGTTTGGTGTTTGAGACACGACAGGCATTCTTTGTGTTTTGTTAGGTATTCTAACAATTCATCATATCCTAGAATTCTAAGCAatgatatttatgaaaataaaaacaaaaaaacgcaaaaattAGACTTTGAACGTGTCTTTTTTTTTACCCCATGAGTGTTTTTACCCATGCCCGGCCACCTGGTTGTCAAAGGTTGAAATTCCAGATTTTGTTGCGGTGTTGGACACGTTTATTTTGGTGCGCTGAATAccatatatttagttttattcaCATTAATAGTGAGTTTGTTCGCAGACAACCaagcttgaatattttctaagtCAGTATTTGCTTTGGTCAAAAGTTCAGGCAAGTCTTTGCCTCGAACATATGGCGTTAAGCCATCAGCAAAAAGTATAATATCAGAGTGAAGAAGAGAATTCGGAAAGTCGTTGATGatgattgaaaaacataatggaGATAAAATAGAACTTTGTAAAGTGCCTACAGTCAAATTGCAGTATGTGCTAGATtaagggtcggcaaccttttgtcgctcgcgggccaaaattaggggttgcaacttgcaagtcattggcgggcgcacatatttttagaaagttgaaaaccgaacggatgatactttttatattaaaaatcaagcagtgatacatctctcgaatagaatatagatttaattcctcattgcatctcaaaaaaaaattcatttgaatattttcagcgccattgaacccgttgcacttagcatcagcttttctgtgttttgttgtcatttgtctaattagaattaaattataggctcattaaacgagtaattgtgaattatatatattgggATATGCCATTTCTGCCATCATGTTCCTATGCCATTTCTCCTTACCTGTATCAAacatgtttgtgttattttctatttaactgattggagtatttggttgtattaagaactTTGTTAACAGTTAGACTTACATTAGGATGCGTTATGCTTTATTCACAAACATTGGATTTATACAAAGACATTCAAGTTGGTAATCTGTAAAGAATCTGCTCATCAGACTTCCCAACATGGCGCTGCGACTACCAGATGCTACCAGCTGGAGTACTTTCTCTAAATCTCTCGGCATCCCCGATGAGAGATCCGATGAATATGGAAATACATTTCATGCAAATGAGCTCACTGAGACTGAATTACCACAGCTGGACAAAAATGCTCTGAAAAGTGATTTGGCCATAACAATCTTGACacatcaaattaaaataataaatcactCTCAGCAAAACATATCCAACTCCTCTCAGCCCACTAAACTAAATATGCCCGTGAAGTTACCTGAATTCTCGACTAGAATGTTTAGTTCGGATTTTTGCACTGCTCCATTCTTGTGGACAAAATTCAAGAACCTTCAATCACATGCAAGTGTTCATGCCAATGATTTGCTTTACTCTGCATGTGATCAGGCAGTTCAAAAAATCATCAACAACACATGGTCAGAGTTCAGAAACTTGACCAAAAAAGAATTCCTATCTAAAATCAGGAACATTGTCACATTAGAACTAAATCCTCTTACGCACGAAACAAAATTCAGCAACATACTGGGGAAACAGTCACACAGTTTGTAGCCAAACTACTTTTCGTGGCACACGACTGCGAATACATATGCCCAAGCGAATCATGCAAGTTTGATCAAACCGAATGGCACTTTCGGGATCAGCAAATCAAGGGCATCTACAACACAACCCTTTAGGCTGACATACTGTCTAAATGCGCAGACAAAAAATACCCTCACCACCTTAGAGGTAGTTGTTAAGTATGCCATTGCCTACGAATCGGCTATTCGAAATCAAGAAACAATACACTGTCACACACAATCATATTCTGTATCACACTTTGCCACACAAAGACAACGGCAAGCCATCTACGGTCACGTATTGCATGTAAAGAATGTGGCAGTCATGGATCCACAGAAATGGACGGGGGAAAAATTTGCTCTTACTGTCGAAAAGATAATCATTACAAGAAAGTATGCTTCTCCGCAAAAAGTAATGCAATACAGGCACAGTCCATGACATCATTCGAGTCCCAGTCAGAATCAGATTCTGTGGATGAAAAAGCCATTCTGAGCGTAATTTCTCTGTATAACGTTGGGGATCCACACTCCTCATTAGCTCAAATCAAAATTCAGATATCTCATACTTCGTCTACAGCATCCGCTCCAAACCTGTAACAGCACTACCGGACAGCGGAGCATTAATATGTGTCGCTGAACAtccatatatttcatatttacacATATCGAAGAGAGCTCTACAAAGATGTGACAAAAGCATTCGCATCGTAAGAGGTGGTACCATTAAAGCATATCGCTATGCCAACgtaaacataaatattattggatatggtaaacaaacaaaacaacgaCTATACTTAACTGAACCTGGGATAAAGCTACGCCATCTATATTTAAGTAAAGATGCATGTATAGCATTGGAAATCCTACCAAAATGTTTTCCACTGCCATCACCTAATGCCAGCTCAATAAGCTCTGTTACGAGCACAATGCCTCCTGCAAAACCCTCAATCACAAATCAACGGGTTCAATCACTACCGACCAGATCTATATTCATTCCCTTTTCTCCAACTGAGGACAACGTACCTAGACTGGAACAGTACATTTTAGATGGTTTTAAGGCTTCCGCCTTTGACCGATCTTCACCATTCCCCACAATGCAGCGACCACCTGCACACATCTATCTCAAACCGAATGCTATCACATACGCACGCCACACACCGATTCTAATATCCTTACATATGGAGGAACCAGCAAAGCAAAAACTACTAGATCTATTCGGCTATatattgaaatacaaaaattgaacgCCCAGTGCATACGAGAAGCTGCCTGTAAAATTGCAGACATCAGTGATGGAGTGGATGATCTATGCCTATATCATGGGAGTGACATGCAATCATCTTTCTATCAAGTTTGGGATTTTTTTCACCCTGAGCGTTCAAAAAGGGATAGTATTCAATCCtgataaattaaaattctgTCAGAATACCATCATATTTGCTGACCTTAAAATAACCCTACTGGGATTGCACCTGCCCCAGCGCTTCTTGACTTTATCCAAAACGACGCTTAAAGTTGGCACGGCTTAGTAAACCAAATATCATGGGCTTACGCCATCTCCCCCATTTCGCGACCTAATAAAAAAGGGATCCAAATTCATATGGGACGACACTCTTCAAtctatatttgagaaatcgaaAGCGAAACTTATCACTCTATGCGAAAAAGAGATCGAATCATTTGACCTTCGACCAAAACGACCATCTTTCATTCAATGCGGCTGGAGCAAGGACGATATTGGCTACTTACTCCTACAGAAATATTGCACCTGCGGTACAAATGAAGCCCCAAATTGTTGCCCTAATGGTTGGCATCTCGTATACGCCGGCTCTCGGCACACTTCACAAGCTGAAAGAAATTATGCACCCATCAAAGGCGAAGCGCTTGCTCGGAGCTTAGACCATGCCAAGTCTTTCATCCTCGGCTGCAAAGATTTCATTGTAGTAACCGATCATAAACCCTTCATCCCATTGTTCAGCAACCGACAACTATCTGACATCCGCAACCCACGCGTGCTGAGATTTAGATCAAAAGTGTCTCAATACGATTTTTCCATACACCACTGTTGTGGAAAATGGCACAGAGGGCAGTATGCCCTTTCTAGAAATCCAGTACTTTCTGCCTCTCATCCAACTGATGAAGACCTCTTTGCTGCTGACATAGAGAACGACACCACTTGGTCTCTCATGCACGAAACAATCCAAGCCTTAAATTGTTACACTGAAAACGAGAATGGACCTCTTACGGATCGGGAAATAACTATCGATAGGCTTCAAAACGCTTGCCAAGCTGACAAATCACATCAGCTGTTACATGAAACTATTTCTCCTGGATTCCCTTCCACAAGAAGTGCCACTTCACCAGAGGTTCGCTCGTATTGGGAATTACGTAACATACTATCTTGTTTCGACAACAAAATCATTGTTTTGGATAACAAAAGATTCGTTATCCCTCGACAGCTCAGGTCAGCTGTGCTTCATACACTACACAGTGCCCACCAGGGCTTCACAAATAGGGTCGCAATGGCAAAAGATTGTATATACTGGACGGGAATGAACAAATGCATTCTCAATTTCAAATCTTCCTGCCCTACTTGCTCCTATATTGCACTATCTCAAGTTCAAGAAACTATCATAACAAATAACAACGCCTCCAACAAATCGATGCTGACCTATTTTATCTAAACGGTAACGATTACCTAGCAATCACAGACAGATTCAGTGGATGGATTGAAATTGCCCACTTTCATCGATCACTCTCTACAAACCGCATCATTCCTGTTTTCGAACAACTTTTCACGCGTTTTGGCTGTGCTGAAGAACTAGTACTGGTGGTGGCCCTCTTTCTTCAGAGGAATTCAAGAAATTTCTGGCAATATGGGATGTGAAAGGTCGAATTCCGTCAGCACACTATCCACAATCAAATGGACGAGCTGAACTTACCGTAAAAACAGCCAAACTACTCTTCCGGAACAATTTACAGCCAGACGGCTCCTCGAAAAGTCGTTCATTCGGCAAAGCACTTCTTCTATATCGAAACACCCCTCTTCGTGACTCAGTCCAGCACAACTTTTGTTTTCTCGGCATCTGAAGGACTTCTTACCTATTCACCCATCAAACCTACGGCTCAAAAAAGTTCCggatttccagtagcaagattTCTGCAGATTCAAAACGTAATGCCAGTCATCACGcggactaaaatccgtgtttcCACGAACAAAAAATAAGATagcgaaattttggacgaaatatcaaattttttcattaattcatacgaaatttagaaataaataaaagtaatagccttctggagaaaaattcccatttcactcactgaaaatttcaacgcAATAGATCGAAGAAAAAAACGACTTTTTAATAACTATGTCAAAGAACAAGcataagaacaacaaaaataccaaatcgattgttatgtccactacgtgtccaataacaatcCAAAATGTTGCATTAATAAAGTATGGAGAGAATTTCTCGGGGATCAAGGGTCGAGGAAACATCCATCTGAACTTTGACAGCTTAAACAGCTACATTTATGCCATAAATAAACAAACCAGCAGCCAGGGCAACCAGCATTAAAAAGTCCGGGAATTGAAAATCGTAACTTCATTATCGTAATATTTTATGtgaaattaaaatctgaagATGCCATACATTTGTTTCGAAATTTAAGGAACTGCATGTGGTAAGGCTGTAATTGTTTGACGTGGGTAACTTTATaaattgtaataataatgaggtacggtaccggtaccgccgtGCGCCGTACCGGTACGGGTACGGCATCGGTGTGTTACCGGTTGCCTACTGTGTTTTTTTGTGAACAATCATACATCTATCTGTCTATAGCCTACACAGTAAATTTAATGACACTACAAAATATCTGGCATGCAGAATCTTGAAGAAGATTTTCAAACattaaatcatatatattacTACGATATCTTTTCATTTTCCACTTCCTTAATAGACTATATGTCTGAGCACTCAGTTTGTCAATATTATAACCATATATTATTACTCGATAGGATAATAAATTGAGAATATGTATTGCTGTCAACAGTAACATGAAAAAgagtttttttataatttattttaaacttaggataggataggttttacatatttatcccgggggagaggaaagccgataataagACGtgttaaccatatggcgaagcacggcctctcatccggttactaGTCATgtggggtatgggattagttttagttatttgttttcagaagcatggacttgatggtggagaaagccgtaaccgaccagcggttaagtgaaccaccctacgacggcgaggagtccagcgatcctcttgcacataactaccccgcatgggatttgaacttgcgaacccacgcaaggtaatcagagatgcggtggcgagcgtattcctaacgctcagcacaATGAGCCACACTGCCGTGTAGTAAATTTGCAGTCTTTTTTATAACAGATAAGCAATGGAGGTTATTGATGTACAAATGCCAATTGGAATGGGTGTTGACATGGATGTGATAGAAAAAATGCAGAAATCAAAAATTGCTCGTGCTCAAGATAAAACAAGAGAAGAACTTCAACTAATCAATGAGAGAGTAAAACATGTATGCACACAATTGATGTTCTCTAACAAACTAGCCAGTTTTATGTCATCAATTCATTGTGATTTTTGATTTATAGATTTTTGAAGATTATGAATTTGGCGAAACAATGGCTTCTTATAATACTCCAGCCTCAAATATTGAATTCATGGCTGATATGGTAAGTTACGGTAGATTTCCACAGGTAAATTTGTTGCAGCTATTAACCAAGTCATTCTATGTATCATCAGTGTCAAATTATTAATCACAGAATGTTTTCATATCATGAAtctaaatgaatatatattaaatcaaaACTGAAGGGAATAGATATCCATATTGCTTTATATAGGCAAATAGCTGAACTGCAATTTGAAGATAACTATTAGAGCATTTAATAATTGACTGTGAAAAGCATTTATTGAACGTCTCTTTGCTTTAAACAAGGATGTGTATGCTACGAGAAACTACTAGATATATTCAGCTAGTTACTTTTCTCCCAGTTTTAGCACCAACACTAAATGATAACACCCTGATGAAAATGGAACTAAAAAGT containing:
- the LOC144420815 gene encoding uncharacterized protein LOC144420815; amino-acid sequence: MDPQKWTGEKFALTVEKIIITRKYASPQKKSKAKLITLCEKEIESFDLRPKRPSFIQCGWSKDDIGYLLLQKYCTCGTNEAPNCCPNGWHLVYAGSRHTSQAERNYAPIKGEALARSLDHAKSFILGCKDFIVVTDHKPFIPLFSNRQLSDIRNPRVLRFRSKVSQYDFSIHHCCGKWHRGQYALSRNPVLSASHPTDEDLFAADIENDTTWSLMHETIQALNCYTENENGPLTDREITIDRLQNACQADKSHQLLHETISPGFPSTRSATSPEVRSYWELRNILSCFDNKIIVLDNKRFVIPRQLRSAVLHTLHSAHQGFTNRVAMAKDCIYWTGMNKCILNFKSSCPTCSYIALSQVQETIITNNNASNKSMLTYFI